ATCATACACCCTTCCCATGCCTTGGCTCTTATGCATGAAGCGGGATTCTTCTCCAAGCTGAAGGTAAGAAGCCCCATAGGTTTCATTGTATTCCCCGACCGGCGCTTTCACGGTATAGTCCTTAGAGCTGCCAGGCAGGTACAGCTTCTTGATCTGCCAAGGCTGAAGCCCTTTTTGCAAATGTTCAGGAAAAATGTCTGGATTCGCCGCATCCTTAAACGCCCGAACAGTAAGCACGTTGATCGTCCGGTGATGTCCGTGTGTAGAGTTTTCATTCAAAAACGAAGGAATGATTACATCCGGGCGCAGCTCGCGAATTTTCCGAATCAATCGTTCGTAAGCGACCGATTCGCCCCATTTCTCCAGCGTCTCTTCCACGCTCTTAGAGAACCCGAAATCGAAAATCGGGTCATCCGGCTGCTCGCCAAGCATTCCTAACGTCACATTCGTGATCTTGGAAGCTTCCTGCAGTTCGTGGGTGCGAATAATGCCGAGGGCTTGCCCCAGCTCGCTCCCGATTTCGTTCTGTCCTCCTTCTCCTCGGACAGCGATCACGCTGGAGGTGTTAACCCCTCTTCCCAAGGAAAGATATGCCAAGGTCGCGCTGTGCTCATCATCCGGATGAGCCCCCGTGTTCATTGCGCTGGCAATCGTCGTCAGCGGTTTAATCGACTTCCACAGATCGACGACTCCCCGATCCGCATACGCGGGATGAGCTTGCGTGGACAACAGCACACTGCTTGCCAGAACCGTGCTCATAACAATGGAACACAACTTTAAAGTCGACTTACCTTTGATCATCAAATCCCTCCTATATGGTGGAATGTTTTTTTCAGCTGGAAATGGCCAGTTTCCCCGCTGTATATCATGACGTGGATGATGAACCCCTAGGTGTTCCCACGAAATGACCGTTACTTACACGGCCGTGCTGTCGCCCGTTATTTTTCGCGAAATGAAGAGCACGATGATGATCAGGGTAATTTGCAGCACACCGTACGCACAAGCTGTACCGAACTCAAATGAATACATCCGCTGGAAAATCTCGACGGAAAGCGGCGTACTCTTTGCGGTGAAGAGCAGGATGGATGATACGAATTCTCCGATGCCCTGCACGAACGCGAGCAGCGTCCCCGCTAGAATGCCGCTTAGCGCCATTGGAAACACAACCCGCCTGAAGCTGTACCACCAGGATGCGCCCAAGTTGCGAGCTGCCTCCTCGACCGATGCATCCATCTGAACCAGTGTCGCCGAAGTGGATCGGAACACAAGTGGTAAATGCCGGACAAAATACGCCAAAGGAAGAATCCAGAAGCTGCCGATCAGCACTTGGTTGAAGCTGAATATAGTAGGCTCGCTGAAGGCGGCAATCAGGTTAACCGCAACAACGGTTCCCGGCAGAGCCCATGGAAGCATGATGAGCACGTCAAGCAGCGTCTTTCCTTTAAATTTCAAGCGAATCATGGCATACGCGGCAGCGACGCCGAAGATGACATTGCCGATTGTCGCCACGAAGCTCATCTGGAAGCTGTTTGCAATTGGTCGCCACGTTTTGCTGTCGGTAAACAGCTTCACGTAATGCTCAAGCGTGTATTCTGGCGGAAGGATTTGCGTCGTCCACGTGCCGTCCGTCGAAAGTGAAATGAGAACGAGCACGAAAATAGGAAGCAGCAGAACGATTACGCCAATGATAGACAGGATCATCGCGACGTACTTGCCTACGGCGCTTTTCACTTCCGTGCGATGGACGCTGATCCCTTTACTCATGTTCTGATAATTGCGCCGCCCTTGATACCAGCGCATCACAAGCAGGAACAAAATCGAAACGACGGACAAGATCGTGGACTGCGCCGCAGCCATATCCAGATTGCCGTTCGTCCGGGACAAATAAATCTGCATCGTCATCGTCCGCTCGATGCCAAAGATGAGCGGAGCCGTATAGGAAGCCATCGCGATCATGAAGACGAGCAGCGACGATGCGACCAGCGCCGGTGTCAGCATTGGCAAAATGATACGCCGCCATATATAGAGTCGTCCTGCGCCAAGACTCGCTGCCGCCTCCTCCAAGGACGGATCGAGACTACGGATCGCAGAGGAAGCCGTCATATAAAAGTACGTGTACATCGTGAAGGTATGTACTACGAGCACACCCCAAATGCCCTTCAAGGAAAACGGCACCTGATCGAGATGAAGCAGCTCTTTCAGTGCTCTCGGGATAATGCCGCTTTCGCCGTACAAAAACGTAAACGACAATACACCGACAAGCGGCGGCAATGCCATCGGAACGAGGACGAGGACGGCCAGTATTTTCCGGCCGGGGAACTCGTAGCGCTCCAACAGGAAGGCCATCGCAACACCAACGATCGCACAGGTGATTACGCTTAAGACAGAAATATAAATGCTGGTCCAGAGTGCCTCCAGATTGGACGTATGCTCCAAGCTAAAAAACCGGGAGTAGTTGGCGACCGAAAATTTGTCCTCTACCTGGATACTTTGGATGAACGTTTGGAACAACGGATATACGACGTAAGCCAAGAGCACTAGAAACAGCGGTGCTACCAAGACATAGACAAAATAGGGCGATTGCGTGAATGAACTTGTTCTAAGCTTAGGTGTTTTGGGTGCTTTGGATATTTTGGTTAA
Above is a window of Paenibacillus uliginis N3/975 DNA encoding:
- a CDS encoding ABC transporter permease; this encodes MLTKISKAPKTPKLRTSSFTQSPYFVYVLVAPLFLVLLAYVVYPLFQTFIQSIQVEDKFSVANYSRFFSLEHTSNLEALWTSIYISVLSVITCAIVGVAMAFLLERYEFPGRKILAVLVLVPMALPPLVGVLSFTFLYGESGIIPRALKELLHLDQVPFSLKGIWGVLVVHTFTMYTYFYMTASSAIRSLDPSLEEAAASLGAGRLYIWRRIILPMLTPALVASSLLVFMIAMASYTAPLIFGIERTMTMQIYLSRTNGNLDMAAAQSTILSVVSILFLLVMRWYQGRRNYQNMSKGISVHRTEVKSAVGKYVAMILSIIGVIVLLLPIFVLVLISLSTDGTWTTQILPPEYTLEHYVKLFTDSKTWRPIANSFQMSFVATIGNVIFGVAAAYAMIRLKFKGKTLLDVLIMLPWALPGTVVAVNLIAAFSEPTIFSFNQVLIGSFWILPLAYFVRHLPLVFRSTSATLVQMDASVEEAARNLGASWWYSFRRVVFPMALSGILAGTLLAFVQGIGEFVSSILLFTAKSTPLSVEIFQRMYSFEFGTACAYGVLQITLIIIVLFISRKITGDSTAV